The DNA sequence TCCATCGGGATATCCCGATGGAATTTTTAACACACCGCACCTCCCATCGCCCCTCTCTTTCGCCCCCCGGCCAGGGTACATTGATCTTTCCGCCTCACCTCAGACGACTTCCAGCATCCAGCGCCCCACATCATCCCCCTTCCACCACCCCGCAGTGCGGATGCATCATTCCCCTCGGTGACACCGTTGCCTACGGAAACCTCGGATAGGTCTCCCGCAGGACCTTTTCCACCATCAGGCGTACGAATCGATCGGGTTCCTCAAGATTCGGACTATGGGCCGACTCTTCGAACCAGACAAGTTCTTTTTTCGGAGCCTTAAGAACTTCGTAGTATTCTTCCACCAGTTCGAACGACGAGTTGTAGTCGTGCCTTCCGGTAAAAAAGTAAACAGGGACCTGCACTTCCGGTATCTCGGTAAAGAAGTCGAGTCCAAACAGCTGATGCTGCATCAACGGGATTGAGAACTTCGATCCCTTGAGCACATTCAGAGAGTCGAATATTGTGTATTCGGGCGAAAGGATATAAACGGAGTAATACTGCAAATCGCTGGTTTTGCCGTACGAAACGCCGCCCAACTTCCCCAGCCACATGCGCTGCGTTCTAAATGCGTCAGTGCTAAACGGATCGTCCCCGTACATTCCATCAACGGGCGGACCGATATCCTCCAGCTCCCTGATCGCCTTTTCGTTGCCGGTTTCCACCGCTTTGTTATAGGCATATTCGTACGAGATGAGCTCGTTCTCGGTCTTGTTCACCACCTGCCCGATGCCCACATAGGCGTAAAAATCCTCCGGGTATCGATCGATCAACCGCATGCCGATGACCGTCCCCCAGGAGTGCCCCACCACGTATATCTTTTCCGCCCCGAATCGCTCCTTCAGGTATTGGACCAGCTCGTGACCGTCAGAAATGAACTGCTCAATGGTCATCGTCTCCGGGGGCACGTCCTTCGAGAAGGACAGGCCGGCCCCCCGCTGATCCCAGGTCACCACCACGAAATCTTCCTGCAGGTCTTTCATTACCGAGTGAACCAGCGGCGTCTCCGCAGTCCCCGGTCCCCCGTGGATGAAGAGCAGCACAGGATTCGTCCGGTCGACCCCCCTGATCACCAGCCACTGATCGAATCCTCCCAGGGTCACCGGGAACATCTCCGCGACGCTTCCGTACACCGCCTCACCATCCGCATCGACGATCGCCGGGGTGTAGCTGCACGAGACCATGCCGATAAAAAGAACGAACATCACTGATAACATAACTATCCGTTTCATCTATCACTCCTGAGCGTGAGAAATATATATACACTAACAGCAGCTCAAATAATATTACAGTAGAAACGCAAACACTGAATATGTATATGAACCGATTTCTCACAATTACGGGAATTTCGGATATGTTTCCCTCAAAACCTTATCCACCATCAGGCGGGTGAAGCGCTCCGGCTCCTCGCTGCTTATCATGTGGGCCGACTCCTCGAACCAGACCAGTTCTTTTTTCTGGGCGTCAAGAACGTCGAAATACTTTTCCACCAGTTCGAACGGCGTGTTGTAGTCGTACCTCCCGACAAAAAAGTAGACCGGCACCTGGACCTGCGTGATTTCCGTGAAGAAATCAACCTGGAGAACCTGGTTCCACATTAAATCGAGCGAGTAGTTCACCCCCCTGAGCACATTGACGGCGTCGAAGATGCTGTATTCCGGCGAAAGAACATACGCAAAATAGTATTTTAGATGGCTCGATTCCTCGTGCATGACGCCGTTGTATTTCAACAGCCACTTACGCTGGGTCATCAATCCGTCCAGGTCGGAGGGATCGTCTCCATAGACCCCGTTCACCGGCGGTCCGATCTCCTCCAGCTCCCCGATCGCCTTCCTGTTGCCCTCTTCCACCGCCCTGGTGTACGCATACTCGAACGAGAGGCGCTCGTTCTCATAGGTATTCACCACCTGCCCGATGCCCACGTAGGCGTAAAAATCCTCCGGGTATCGATCGATCAGGTACATGCCGAGGACGCTCCCCCAGGAGTGCCCCACGATGTAGATCTTCTCGGCCCCGAAACGATCCTTGAGATATCCGACCAGCTCGTGGGCGTCCGTAATGAACTGTTCCACGTTCATCGTTTCCGTCGGCACGTCTTTGGAAAACGAGAGGCCCGTGCCCCGCTGATCCCAGGTCACTACCACAAAATCATCCTGAAGATCTTTGCACACCGACATAAACAGTGGTGTCTCCGGGACCCCTGGTCCCCCGTGGATGAAGAGCAGGATGGGATTTCTCCGGTCGACGCCCCTGATCACCAGCCACTGCTCGAAGCCGCCCAGGGTCACCGGCGCCATCTCCGCGATGCTCCCGTACACCGCCTCACCATCCGCATCGACGATCGACGGGGTGTAGCTGCACGATATCATGCCGAAAAACAGAACAACCAACGCCGTCAAAACAACAATCCGTTTCATGTATCGCTCCTGCATGAGAAGCCGTTTTCAACCAATGCTTCCACGATACTACAGAAGGCGTAATGAGGTGTCAATGCTTTTGAAGGAACCGGTCCCCCGGACGGGGTCGATGGGAGTATGCGAAAATTTCGTACAACAAAGCCGCCCCCGGGCACAAACGGGGAGACAGCCTGCGGCCGCCCCCTCGTGGATACGGGTATGAATAAAGCAAGGCCATGTGTATGACCTGGGCCGCAGTATACAGACGGAACCACAGTATATGAGTAAACGGCGTATATACCTCAATCCCGTCCCCGTCGCGGGTCTCGAAACACGGGTAGGTGGCCGAGGGGAACCGTTGCACCGGGCAAGATGAAGCGGGAGGAGCTCCCGAAGCCTGTCCCCAAAAAGAAGGAAGCCGCTTTCTCCGGCGGCTTCGAGCGGACAAACGGTATGAAGGATGTGTGATCTTTACGTTGACATCGAAAAAAGTAATTCCGGGCTTTCTTTTCGGTTCATCATCACCCAGCGCCGGCGTCGATTGAACGCACGTCAATCAATACGCACGCATCTTGCAATTGACGAACTTGGCGGTGAGATATTCTTTTATGCCGTCGGAGCCGCCCTCACGTCCGAAGCCGGAATACTTGACGCCGCCATAGGGCATTTCGGCCGTGCTCACCACCCAGTTGTTCACCGACACGATACCGGCATCGAGTGCGGCCACGGTGCGGTGAACGAGCTCAAGAGAATGGGTAAACACATAGCTCGCCAGGCCGTATTCCGTCGAATTCGCCCTCTCGATTACCTCATCGAAGCCGTCGAAGCTCGTGATCAATGCAAGGGGGCCGAACGGCTCTTCTTTCATGATGGTCATGTCGTCGGTGACGTCCACGAAGACCGTCGGCTCGTAGAAGAATCCCTTCTTGAAATTCTCCGGCCGCTTCCCGCCGAGAAGGATCTTCCCCCCCTCGCTCATGGTCGTCTCGACCAATGTTTCTACGGCGCTCCGCCTTCTTTCGTTTATCAGGGGGCCGACATCCGTGTCCGGCTCCAGGCCGTTTCCGAGCTTCAATCCGGCGGCGGTCTTCACAAACGCCTCGGTGAATTTTTCCACAATCGACCGATGAACGAAAAAACGGGTGGGCGATGCACATACCTGCCCGTTGTTTCTGAACTTGGCAGCGACGGCGCTCTGTGCGAGCTTTTCGGGGTCGATATCATCGAAAATGATGACGGGGGCATGGCCGCCCAGCTCCATCGTCATTTTCTTCACGGTATCCGCCGATTTGGCGATGAGACTCTTGCCGACCGGGACGGAGCCGGTAAAACTCGCCTTTCTCACCACGGGGCTTTGCAGTATGTGGTCCGAGATGACCCCCGAAGGCCCCGTAAGGAGATTTATCGTTCCCGGCGGGAGGCCGGCATCGACAAAGCACTTGATCAGCTCCGCGGCACAGATGGATCCCGCCTCGGACGGCCGGCACACCACCGAGCACCCCGCCGCGAGGGCGGGCGCGATCTTCCGGATCGGCAGCACCGCGGGAAAATTCCATGCCGTGAAGCAGGCGGTGACGCCGATGGGCTCATAGATCGCTTGAAAAACGGTCTGTGTATCGCGGCCTTGGAGCATTTTACTGTAGATCCTCCGCGCCTCGTCCGAATACCACTCCACGTAGTCGATCGACGCGTTCACCTCCGCCACGGCCTGGCCGATCGGCTTGCCGCATTCGATGGTCATCCACTCGGCGATCCCGTCCCTCCGCTCCGTCATCAACGCGGCCGCTTTTCGCAATACCTTCGAACGCTCCCACGGCACGATCTCCCGCCAGGAATGGAAGCCCCTCTGGGCGGCATCGATCGCCGACTGTGTATCCTCTGCGTTGGCCCGGCAGGCCGTCGCGACCACCTCTTCCGTCGCGGGATTTATAATGGAGAATTCCTCCCCAGACGTGGAGGATGTCCACTTGCCGTCGATTATGAGCTTGACATGGATCGGCTTTTTCAACTTCACACTCCTTCAATTGCATGCAATTTATAATAGACATCAGGATGGTATCGAAAGGCTTTCTCAAGATAAGCCAAAGACCGACAGATACCCTTGCCCTCTTGATCACGGTCCGCCCTGCCCGCAGGAATAGGAGATACCATGCACACCGATCCGGACGAAAACGACACACCTCGGTTTATATCACCACAGGTCGAGGTAAAATAAAAAAATACCCGGCAGCACCCGATCTCTCCCACACCGACCAAAGGTCTCCTCGCCGCCATCTGTTGCACGATCCGAACACATGCAACATGTTCCGCACACGACACCGGGAAAAAGGTATGTCTCGGTACCGATTCCCCCCGGGTGTTTCTCATGCCGGAAAGCGAAAACATTAAATAAATCCTGCGATTCATATTTTATTACTATCTTTTTAAAAATATTTCTCGGTATCGTCCTGATACATTTTTATTCCAGAATATTTATGAAATTATGAGAATTCCATAATTGACTATTTAAAATATATGAA is a window from the Candidatus Zymogenaceae bacterium genome containing:
- a CDS encoding alpha/beta hydrolase, yielding MKRIVVLTALVVLFFGMISCSYTPSIVDADGEAVYGSIAEMAPVTLGGFEQWLVIRGVDRRNPILLFIHGGPGVPETPLFMSVCKDLQDDFVVVTWDQRGTGLSFSKDVPTETMNVEQFITDAHELVGYLKDRFGAEKIYIVGHSWGSVLGMYLIDRYPEDFYAYVGIGQVVNTYENERLSFEYAYTRAVEEGNRKAIGELEEIGPPVNGVYGDDPSDLDGLMTQRKWLLKYNGVMHEESSHLKYYFAYVLSPEYSIFDAVNVLRGVNYSLDLMWNQVLQVDFFTEITQVQVPVYFFVGRYDYNTPFELVEKYFDVLDAQKKELVWFEESAHMISSEEPERFTRLMVDKVLRETYPKFP
- a CDS encoding alpha/beta hydrolase, coding for MKRIVMLSVMFVLFIGMVSCSYTPAIVDADGEAVYGSVAEMFPVTLGGFDQWLVIRGVDRTNPVLLFIHGGPGTAETPLVHSVMKDLQEDFVVVTWDQRGAGLSFSKDVPPETMTIEQFISDGHELVQYLKERFGAEKIYVVGHSWGTVIGMRLIDRYPEDFYAYVGIGQVVNKTENELISYEYAYNKAVETGNEKAIRELEDIGPPVDGMYGDDPFSTDAFRTQRMWLGKLGGVSYGKTSDLQYYSVYILSPEYTIFDSLNVLKGSKFSIPLMQHQLFGLDFFTEIPEVQVPVYFFTGRHDYNSSFELVEEYYEVLKAPKKELVWFEESAHSPNLEEPDRFVRLMVEKVLRETYPRFP
- a CDS encoding NAD-dependent succinate-semialdehyde dehydrogenase codes for the protein MKKPIHVKLIIDGKWTSSTSGEEFSIINPATEEVVATACRANAEDTQSAIDAAQRGFHSWREIVPWERSKVLRKAAALMTERRDGIAEWMTIECGKPIGQAVAEVNASIDYVEWYSDEARRIYSKMLQGRDTQTVFQAIYEPIGVTACFTAWNFPAVLPIRKIAPALAAGCSVVCRPSEAGSICAAELIKCFVDAGLPPGTINLLTGPSGVISDHILQSPVVRKASFTGSVPVGKSLIAKSADTVKKMTMELGGHAPVIIFDDIDPEKLAQSAVAAKFRNNGQVCASPTRFFVHRSIVEKFTEAFVKTAAGLKLGNGLEPDTDVGPLINERRRSAVETLVETTMSEGGKILLGGKRPENFKKGFFYEPTVFVDVTDDMTIMKEEPFGPLALITSFDGFDEVIERANSTEYGLASYVFTHSLELVHRTVAALDAGIVSVNNWVVSTAEMPYGGVKYSGFGREGGSDGIKEYLTAKFVNCKMRAY